In Mytilus galloprovincialis chromosome 1, xbMytGall1.hap1.1, whole genome shotgun sequence, the following are encoded in one genomic region:
- the LOC143080311 gene encoding uncharacterized protein LOC143080311, with translation MRPDYLTIISVLFYLNYVTKEVTAIDACSHISKVSKYSTNCIGILAVLNNTVHTHTDVCQIYNEVGRCIQLLAVKNGETCDMQSLHTTFTKLATYYTDDWLTALDTQSCQLEEVTESLCTSPDRLGLISAIGCFPPIIGGSLTHSNYYICSLVSSLEVCTDQFTNMLGESHCEDGKIKDGLQSSTAKQWIQDNYPKVNLDECFKVYQPGQPGGDSECKDFIYISKHTQDAMGIMYLNNITVVSQAVYCKNFYYAMHMLQHEMSKAGHMCTVPELQPEFSKILGYQGVKPSTLSACQGQMQKTTADFCQDEAGVLQVMAREPYCRPYLENMKDPKNDKCMMARQFALCSETRLQYAGFDCSKTILSTTNIGQYVQTNYGISLSSC, from the exons ATGAGACCAGACTATCTAACGATTATTTCTGTATTGTTCTACCTTAATTATGTTACG AAAGAAGTAACTGCTA TCGACGCATGCTCGCACATAAGTAAAGTTTCCAAATATTCAACCAACTGTATTGGTATTCTTGCTGTACTGAATAATACCGTACACACACATACGGATGTTTGTCA gATATACAATGAAGTAGGTAGATGTATTCAATTACTTGCTGTTAAAAATGGCGAAACCTGTGACATGCAGAGTCTTCATACCACATTTACCAAGTTGGCGACATATTATACCGATGATTGGTTGACTGCACTGGACACGCAATCGTGTCAAT TAGAAGAAGTTACTGAATCGTTGTGTACATCTCCTGATCGTCTTGGGCTGATATCTGCCATTGGTTGTTTTCCTCCTATCATTGGAGGATCCCTTACACATTCCAACTATTATATTTGTTC ATTAGTTTCCAGTTTAGAAGTATGCACAGATCAATTCACAAACATGTTGGGCGAAAGCCACTGTGAAGATGGTAAAATTAAAGATGGTCTCCAGTCTTCGACAGCAAAACAGTGGATCCAGGATAACTACCCGAAAGTCAACTTGGATGAATGTTTCAAAGTGTACCAACCGGGTCAACCTGGCGGCGATTCAGAGTGTAAAGATTTTATATACATCTCAAAACATACACAAGACGCAATGGGAATTATGTATCTTAACAATATTACGGTCGTGAGCCAAGCTGTATACTGCAA AAATTTTTACTACGCAATGCACATGCTTCAGCACGAAATGAGCAAAGCTGGTCATATGTGCACTGTGCCCGAACTGCAGCCGGAATTTTCTAAGATTCTGGGTTACCAAGGAGTTAAACCGTCCACGCTGTCGGCATGTCAAG gTCAAATGCAGAAAACGACCGCCGACTTCTGTCAGGATGAAGCTGGGGTACTACAAGTCATGGCACGTGAACCTTATTGCAGACCATACCTCGAGAATATGAAAGATCCCAAAAATGACAAGTGCATGATGGCGAGACAGTTTGCCCTTTGTTCAGAGACCCGATTACAATACGCTGGTTTTGACTGCAGTAAAACAATCCTCAGCACAACTAACATCGGCCAATATGTGCAGACCAACTATGGGATTTCACTTTCATCCTGCTAA